One genomic region from Anopheles bellator chromosome 2, idAnoBellAS_SP24_06.2, whole genome shotgun sequence encodes:
- the LOC131207000 gene encoding uncharacterized protein LOC131207000, with protein sequence MQKSFVSAFKLDGVPILPPLITDEVRAMVELSRQQAVAIEQKLLQKRRNVALQKQCLYEQSEGLQQPAVLYPSPELDLSTHSPPDTREEQYHAGDFEIVDESPQADHEDGAAGAPASAVPDVKQEPALPVPPEKSPVVLSDQQTSSSFCSPPETVETVNTIVSIDPDDQTIAPVTRTVTPTSEQMLPWVTLVRSNTFDLKKPTIDLSNLEGLQHSTPVDRSKGSAVEGFIRSPKGEVKSTPARTSSKTGAHRPTPAERIRPHTMPRIAPAATALVSHQPKQPVPLKRKSRNRKISNCSAASSSTVNLSVESISSALSEHEQRMAELLKRQEEERLLLEKSFREQTQELVALCAKSLPVANETPTMAPSGSTDIKPALSVSLLSLCDVSYESCSDTDDAAYQTCQNNGTSEERLSSNGETALAPASPRLDTNGNRRMANRIEEERLLRAGTIINAYARGYLTRRLFRTQKIQSIKQTIVDNLCLILNSRNETSGKSDPMAVSLRRKAFQRVALCLDNLHEIFIDYTPQKRLQMIQRDRYLKQQQAAHHRQNSPSLKMQGSVQRLG encoded by the exons ATGCAgaaaagtttcgtttcggcaTTCAAACTTGATGGCGTGCCTATTTTGCCACCGCTG ATCACCGATGAAGTGCGTGCAATGGTTGAGCTTAGTAGACAGCAGGCTGTGGCTATCGAGCAAAAACTACTGCAAAAGCGACGAAATGTGGCTCTACAGAAGCAGTGCCTTTACGAGCAATCGGAAGGACTGCAACAACCGGCAGTGCTTTATCCGTCACCCGAGTTAGACCTTTCTACTCATTCACCTCCGGACACAAGAGAGGAACAATATCACGCTGGAGACTTTGAAATTGTGGATGAATCACCGCAAGCAGATCACGaagatggtgctgctggtgctcctgCCAGCGCAGTGCCGGACGTTAAGCAGGAACCAGCGCTGCCAGTACCTCCCGAAAAGTCACCCGTTGTTCTTAGTGATCAGCAAACTTCTAGCTCTTTTTGTAGCCCCCCGGAAACAGTTGAAACAGTCAACACAATCGTATCAATCGACCCCGACGATCAAACCATAGCCCCGGTAACACGCACCGTTACTCCGACGTCGGAGCAAATGCTTCCGTGGGTCACGTTGGTACGAAGCAATACGTTTGATTTGAAGAAACCAACCATCGACTTAAGCAACCTAGAGGGGCTGCAGCACTCCAcgccggtcgatcgatctAAAGGTAGCGCCGTCGAAGGTTTCATACGCTCACCAAAGGGCGAAGTTAAATCGACTCCTGCTCGAACCAGCTCTAAAACAGGTGCCCATCGACCAACACCAGCTGAGCGAATCAGACCTCATACAATGCCTCGCATTGCACCAGCGGCAACTGCACTGGTGTCGCATCAACCCAAGCAACCCGTTCCGTTGAAACGAAAATCGCGCAACCGTAAAATCAGCAACTGCTCGGCCGCTTCCAGTTCCACCGTGAATCTGAGTGTGGAAAGCATTTCGAGTGCACTGTCGGAACACGAGCAGCGGATGGCGGAGCTGTTGAAGCGACAGGAAGAAGAGCGGCTACTTTTGGAGAAAAGTTTTCGGGAGCAAACGCAAGAACTTGTGGCCCTGTGTGCCAAATCTTTGCCTGTGGCCAACGAAACACCAACAATGGCTCCTAGTGGCAGCACCGACATCAAACCAGCTCTGAGCGTGAGTCTGCTGTCGCTCTGTGACGTGTCGTATGAATCGTGCAGCgacaccgatgatgccgcTTATCAGACGTGCCAGAATAACGGAACATCGGAAGAACGATTGAGTAGCAATGGCGAAACGGCGTTGGCACCAGCTTCGCCGAGGCTAGACACAAACGGAAATCGCCGAATGGCCAACCGTATCGAAGAAGAACGGCTTCTGCGGGCCGGCACGATCATCAATGCTTACGCCAGGGGCTACCTAACAAGGCGCCTCTTCCGAACGCAGAAGATACAgtcaatcaaacaaactatTGTAGATAATCTTTGCCTTATCCTGAACTCACGCAACGAAACAAGTGGAAAAAGTGATCCTATGGCCGTATCATTGCGGCGGAAAGCCTTCCAACGGGTTGCCCTTTGCCTGGACAACCTGCACGAAATTTTTATCGACTACACGCCCCAGAAACGGCTGCAGATGATTCAACGCGATCGGTACCTGAAGCAACAGCAAGCAGCCCATCATCGACAAAATAGCCCTTCGCTTAAAATGCAGGGATCAGTGCAGCGGCTTGGTTAG